In one Mycobacterium sp. NBC_00419 genomic region, the following are encoded:
- a CDS encoding Mce protein has product MEDQQSASGDLTEAAAAEEEALAPESEQPAARKWLTGKRTALVVGAAAALFVAGGAFAGAAVQPYLADRAAVATKLDIAKTSAEAITTLWTYTPDDMDKLPERSAKYLSGDFQDQYRKYVDAIVPTNKQAQVTNNTQVVGTAVESLHGDEATALVYTNTTSTSPLTKNIPAMRYLSYRLQLTRDGGHWLVTKMTTVTSLDLTPQL; this is encoded by the coding sequence GTGGAAGATCAGCAATCTGCTTCAGGTGATCTGACCGAAGCGGCAGCCGCCGAGGAAGAGGCTCTCGCGCCCGAATCGGAACAGCCCGCCGCCCGAAAGTGGTTGACCGGCAAGAGGACTGCGCTCGTGGTGGGCGCCGCCGCGGCCCTGTTCGTCGCCGGGGGAGCGTTCGCCGGCGCCGCGGTCCAGCCGTATCTGGCTGACCGGGCCGCCGTGGCGACCAAGCTGGACATCGCCAAGACCTCGGCTGAGGCCATCACGACGTTGTGGACCTACACGCCCGATGACATGGACAAGTTGCCGGAACGCTCCGCGAAGTACCTCTCCGGTGACTTCCAGGATCAGTACCGCAAGTACGTCGACGCGATCGTGCCGACCAACAAGCAGGCTCAGGTCACCAACAACACCCAGGTGGTGGGAACGGCGGTCGAGTCGCTGCACGGCGACGAGGCCACCGCGCTCGTCTACACCAACACCACCTCGACAAGCCCGCTGACCAAGAACATCCCGGCGATGCGCTACCTGTCCTATCGTCTGCAGCTGACGCGCGACGGCGGGCACTGGCTGGTGACGAAGATGACCACGGTGACCTCCCTGGACCTCACTCCGCAGCTCTGA
- a CDS encoding YoaK family protein translates to MAVASPVSERATVAALLLLTFGTGMVDAISVLVLGHVFVANMTGNVIFLGFWFVPHSGVDMTAAVVSFASFVVGTIIGGRFARHLAYEVRVWITAALGTEVVLLTALAILAGTGVLAYHDNGKLLLIAGLAIIFGAQNAAARQFGIQELSTTVLTSTIVGIGSESRLAGGTGQREKLRYSVVVTMLAGAAVGATMSRFMVAPVIGLTAVVVAASLAIFRYGPQPAPVAVPEN, encoded by the coding sequence ATGGCCGTCGCCTCACCCGTATCGGAACGCGCCACCGTCGCCGCCCTGTTACTGCTGACCTTCGGCACCGGCATGGTCGACGCCATCAGCGTGTTGGTGCTGGGCCACGTGTTCGTGGCCAACATGACCGGCAACGTGATCTTCCTGGGCTTCTGGTTCGTGCCGCACTCCGGTGTCGACATGACCGCAGCGGTGGTCTCTTTCGCCAGCTTCGTGGTGGGCACCATCATTGGCGGACGGTTCGCCCGCCATCTCGCCTACGAGGTGCGGGTCTGGATCACCGCCGCACTGGGCACCGAAGTGGTGCTGCTGACCGCGCTGGCGATCCTGGCGGGTACCGGTGTGCTGGCGTATCACGACAACGGCAAGCTGCTGCTGATCGCCGGACTGGCGATCATCTTCGGCGCTCAGAACGCAGCAGCGCGTCAGTTCGGTATCCAGGAGTTGAGTACCACGGTGCTGACGTCGACGATCGTCGGCATCGGCAGTGAAAGCCGGCTTGCGGGCGGGACCGGGCAACGTGAAAAGCTGCGCTATAGCGTGGTTGTGACGATGCTGGCAGGGGCGGCGGTCGGTGCGACGATGTCCCGCTTCATGGTCGCACCGGTGATCGGTCTGACGGCCGTGGTGGTTGCGGCGAGCCTGGCCATCTTCCGCTACGGGCCGCAACCTGCGCCGGTTGCCGTGCCCGAAAACTAG
- a CDS encoding HNH endonuclease signature motif containing protein yields the protein MSSAAAVVLPKERLEGLFEELAELAGQRNAIDGRIVDLVAEMDRDGLWGLTGARSVAAVVAWKLGTSSANAKAVATVAGRLEEFPRCVQGLREGRLSLDQVGVIAARAGDGSDEHYAQMAAVASVSQLRTAVALEPRPEPDPRPEPRRSITKSGDETSTKWRITLPHDEAALFDAALASHREALIAQWTHDHNESSSDTAPPMPNTVDAFMRLVTDSWDADAARRPHGQHTTVVVHVDVEQRAAALHLAPLLSDADRQYLTCDATCEVWFERHGQPIGAGRSTRTINRRLRRALEHRDRTCAVPGCGATRGLHAHHIRHWEDGGPTDLTNLVLLCPFHHRAHHRGDITITGPAHRLTVVDSDGDPLTDRSLARPPNQPPPDVPPCPGPLGERADWRWYHPYEPNPPPSQN from the coding sequence ATGTCGTCGGCGGCCGCGGTAGTCCTTCCCAAGGAGCGTCTCGAGGGGCTCTTCGAGGAGTTGGCCGAGCTGGCCGGGCAGCGCAATGCGATCGACGGGCGCATTGTGGACCTTGTCGCGGAGATGGATCGTGATGGGTTGTGGGGGTTGACCGGTGCGCGTTCGGTCGCCGCGGTGGTGGCCTGGAAACTGGGCACGTCGTCGGCCAACGCCAAGGCCGTCGCTACCGTGGCGGGCCGGCTTGAGGAGTTTCCCCGCTGTGTGCAGGGCTTACGGGAGGGCCGGCTGTCCCTGGATCAGGTCGGGGTGATCGCCGCCCGCGCCGGCGACGGCTCGGATGAGCATTACGCGCAGATGGCCGCGGTCGCCTCGGTCAGCCAGTTGCGCACCGCGGTCGCACTCGAACCGCGCCCCGAGCCCGATCCGCGCCCCGAGCCGCGGCGTTCGATCACTAAGTCCGGTGATGAGACCTCGACCAAGTGGCGCATCACCCTGCCCCATGACGAGGCCGCCCTGTTCGACGCGGCGCTGGCCTCACATCGGGAGGCGTTGATCGCGCAGTGGACACACGATCACAACGAAAGCTCCTCCGACACTGCACCACCCATGCCGAACACCGTCGATGCGTTCATGCGCCTGGTGACCGACAGTTGGGATGCCGACGCGGCCCGGCGCCCGCACGGCCAGCACACCACCGTCGTGGTCCACGTCGACGTCGAACAACGCGCCGCCGCCCTGCATCTGGCGCCGCTGCTCTCCGACGCTGATCGCCAATACCTGACCTGTGATGCCACCTGCGAGGTCTGGTTCGAACGCCACGGCCAACCCATCGGCGCGGGTCGATCCACGCGCACCATCAATCGTCGGCTGCGCCGCGCCCTGGAGCACCGCGACCGCACCTGTGCGGTCCCCGGCTGTGGGGCCACCCGCGGCCTGCACGCCCACCACATCCGACACTGGGAAGACGGCGGCCCCACCGACCTGACCAACCTGGTCTTGCTGTGCCCGTTTCACCACCGGGCACACCACCGCGGCGACATCACCATCACCGGCCCCGCCCACCGACTCACCGTCGTCGACAGCGACGGCGACCCCCTGACCGACCGATCACTGGCACGACCACCCAACCAGCCGCCACCCGATGTCCCACCCTGCCCAGGACCCCTCGGCGAACGCGCAGACTGGCGCTGGTACCACCCCTACGAACCCAACCCACCACCATCACAGAACTGA
- a CDS encoding phosphodiester glycosidase family protein codes for MAAIACLTLAATTGAPVAVADGRDQLAQAIATTRGSYLVYNFGSGYSAPMLNAAGNWYEMTNGGHLMIIKAASQRLTPRLLVDTHTGYQARCESTPGARTREGLVQASETYSPLQAWQALGQPTIAINANFFDVRSQQAGSWKTTGCSSPLGAYVDTTRGQGRANAAVTGTIAYAGKQALSGGDEVWTALTTMILPVAGAPFVVTPKSPDDYDAASPVIQGLMDKGTRFAAVSGLKLLAPGDTGQMNDPGPSAARTALAYARDKDEMYIFQGGSYTPDQIQDLFRGLGSDTAILLDGGGSSAIVLRRDTGGMWAGAGVPKGSCDTMQVLCDSRERALPSWLAFS; via the coding sequence ATGGCGGCGATCGCCTGCCTGACCTTGGCTGCCACCACGGGTGCGCCGGTGGCAGTGGCCGACGGCCGCGACCAGTTGGCTCAGGCGATCGCGACGACACGCGGCAGCTACCTCGTCTACAACTTCGGCAGCGGCTATTCCGCCCCGATGCTCAACGCCGCGGGCAACTGGTACGAGATGACCAACGGTGGCCATCTGATGATCATCAAGGCCGCGTCGCAGCGTCTGACTCCCCGGCTGCTCGTCGATACCCACACCGGATACCAGGCGCGCTGCGAGAGCACCCCCGGTGCCCGCACCCGCGAGGGACTCGTCCAGGCCTCCGAGACCTATAGCCCGCTGCAGGCCTGGCAGGCGCTCGGTCAGCCCACCATCGCCATCAACGCCAACTTCTTCGACGTGCGCTCGCAGCAGGCGGGTTCATGGAAGACGACGGGCTGCAGTTCGCCCCTGGGTGCTTACGTCGACACCACCCGCGGGCAGGGCCGCGCCAACGCCGCCGTCACCGGGACCATCGCCTACGCCGGAAAGCAGGCACTGTCCGGGGGCGACGAAGTGTGGACCGCTCTGACCACGATGATCCTGCCGGTGGCTGGGGCACCGTTCGTCGTGACACCCAAATCCCCCGACGACTACGACGCGGCATCACCGGTGATCCAGGGTCTGATGGACAAGGGCACGAGATTCGCCGCGGTCAGCGGTCTCAAGCTGCTAGCACCGGGTGACACCGGGCAGATGAACGACCCGGGCCCCAGCGCGGCCCGCACGGCGTTGGCCTACGCCCGCGACAAGGACGAGATGTACATCTTCCAGGGCGGCAGTTACACCCCCGACCAGATTCAGGACCTGTTCCGCGGATTGGGCAGCGACACAGCCATTCTGCTCGACGGTGGCGGCTCGTCGGCGATCGTGCTGCGCCGCGATACCGGCGGCATGTGGGCGGGTGCCGGGGTGCCGAAGGGGTCCTGCGACACGATGCAGGTGCTCTGCGACTCGCGTGAGCGGGCGCTGCCGAGTTGGCTTGCCTTCAGCTAG
- a CDS encoding GlsB/YeaQ/YmgE family stress response membrane protein: MIGTIIGAIVVGLIVGALARLVMPGKQNIGVIMTILLGVIGSFLGSWISYQLGYANSNGGFAIIPFLVGIVVAVVLIGIYVAITGRRDQVHR; encoded by the coding sequence ATGATCGGAACGATTATCGGAGCGATCGTCGTCGGCTTGATCGTCGGTGCGCTGGCGCGACTGGTGATGCCCGGCAAGCAGAACATCGGTGTCATCATGACGATCCTGCTGGGAGTGATCGGCTCCTTCCTGGGATCATGGATCAGCTATCAGCTCGGATACGCCAACTCCAACGGCGGATTCGCGATCATCCCGTTCCTTGTCGGCATCGTGGTCGCCGTGGTGCTGATCGGGATCTACGTCGCGATCACCGGACGGCGCGACCAGGTCCACCGCTAA
- a CDS encoding PQQ-dependent sugar dehydrogenase, translated as MPAWRASTGCAAIVAVAVGCGHPAPPAPSASAPGGLAPVTVTVPAGLAQSPLDTPRQALVPRGWTMSVWARVPNARLAAWAPDGALLVSVPDDGQVVRLSADGQQARTTVLLDGLVQPHGLAFDDATLLVAESNQIDAFRYDNGTATDRRVVAGDLPDARSPDLGGAYAHALKSVAVGPDGAVYFSIGSTGNISAQDRTATPPRATIMRIAPDGGPLAAFATGVRNGTGLAIAPDGSPWTAVNNRDNVADPRPGPSYGRVDTDYVNEHPPESLARLTPDRELGWPYCNPDVGGEFVRDIQTNADGSELDCAALTPVEQTLGAHSAPLGLSFVDGELPEPFASGALLGVHGSWNRQPPRAPEVSFFRWNAGTLESQQTLVGGFQDEQGDRWGRPVAAVVGPDGAVYITDDYAGAVYRLAPPGR; from the coding sequence ATGCCGGCTTGGCGGGCTAGTACCGGTTGCGCCGCCATTGTCGCGGTGGCGGTGGGCTGCGGCCACCCTGCGCCGCCCGCCCCGAGCGCTTCGGCGCCGGGCGGGCTGGCGCCGGTCACCGTGACAGTGCCTGCCGGCTTGGCCCAGTCGCCGCTGGACACCCCGCGCCAGGCGCTCGTCCCCCGGGGCTGGACGATGTCGGTCTGGGCACGCGTGCCCAATGCCAGACTGGCGGCCTGGGCGCCCGACGGCGCGCTACTGGTCTCGGTACCCGATGACGGCCAGGTCGTCCGACTGAGCGCCGACGGGCAACAGGCCCGCACCACGGTGCTGTTGGACGGCCTGGTCCAGCCCCATGGCTTGGCGTTCGATGATGCGACTCTCCTTGTCGCCGAAAGCAATCAGATCGACGCGTTCCGCTACGACAACGGAACCGCCACCGATCGCCGGGTGGTCGCCGGTGATCTGCCCGACGCGCGCAGTCCCGATCTCGGCGGTGCCTACGCGCATGCGCTGAAGAGCGTCGCCGTCGGCCCCGACGGTGCGGTGTACTTCTCGATCGGCTCGACCGGCAACATCTCGGCCCAGGACCGGACCGCGACGCCGCCCAGGGCGACGATCATGCGCATTGCGCCCGACGGCGGGCCGTTGGCGGCGTTCGCCACCGGGGTCCGCAACGGCACCGGGTTGGCGATCGCGCCGGACGGGTCGCCGTGGACCGCGGTGAACAACCGGGACAACGTCGCCGACCCGCGGCCCGGCCCGTCCTACGGCCGCGTCGACACCGACTACGTCAACGAGCACCCGCCCGAATCACTGGCGCGACTGACACCGGACCGCGAATTGGGTTGGCCGTACTGCAATCCCGACGTGGGCGGCGAGTTCGTCCGCGACATCCAGACCAACGCCGACGGCAGCGAACTCGACTGCGCGGCACTGACACCGGTGGAGCAGACCTTGGGCGCCCACTCGGCTCCGCTGGGACTGAGCTTCGTCGACGGCGAACTGCCCGAGCCCTTCGCCTCCGGCGCGCTGCTCGGCGTGCACGGATCGTGGAACCGTCAACCACCGCGGGCGCCGGAAGTGTCGTTCTTCCGTTGGAACGCAGGAACTCTCGAATCCCAGCAGACCTTGGTCGGCGGGTTCCAGGACGAGCAGGGTGACCGCTGGGGCCGACCCGTAGCCGCAGTGGTCGGCCCCGACGGCGCGGTGTACATCACCGACGATTACGCCGGTGCGGTGTACCGCCTCGCGCCGCCGGGGCGGTGA
- a CDS encoding pirin family protein: protein MAATVDIRRAADRAATKISWLDSKHSFSFSDHYDPSNTHHGLLLVNNDDRVAPGTGFDTHPHRDMEIVTWVMQGSLVHQDSTGNSGVIYPGLAQRMSAGRGILHSEKNDSWSLTGGESHDEPVHFVQMWVVPDEAGVTPGYQQLEIDDELLRGGLVTIASGMPQHRNETAISIHNRYAALHGARLQPGDSVALPEAPYLHLFVPRGEVTLEGAGSLTDGDAVRFTASGGQRVTATAPSEILVWEMHAGLAG, encoded by the coding sequence ATGGCCGCGACAGTCGACATTCGACGTGCCGCCGACCGCGCCGCGACGAAGATCTCGTGGCTGGACTCGAAGCACTCGTTCTCGTTTTCGGACCACTACGACCCGAGCAACACCCACCACGGACTGCTACTGGTCAACAACGACGACCGGGTGGCACCGGGCACCGGATTCGATACCCACCCGCACCGGGACATGGAGATCGTCACCTGGGTGATGCAGGGCTCGCTCGTCCACCAGGACTCGACCGGCAACTCGGGCGTGATCTACCCCGGACTGGCCCAGCGGATGTCAGCGGGCCGCGGCATCCTGCACTCCGAGAAGAACGACTCGTGGTCGCTCACCGGCGGTGAAAGCCACGACGAACCAGTGCATTTCGTGCAGATGTGGGTGGTTCCGGACGAGGCGGGCGTCACTCCCGGCTACCAGCAGCTCGAGATCGACGACGAACTGCTGCGCGGTGGCCTGGTCACCATCGCCTCCGGAATGCCCCAACACCGAAACGAGACCGCGATCAGCATCCACAACCGCTACGCCGCACTGCATGGTGCGCGACTGCAGCCCGGTGACAGCGTGGCGCTGCCCGAGGCGCCGTATCTGCACCTGTTCGTGCCCCGCGGCGAGGTGACGCTGGAAGGCGCGGGTTCGTTGACCGACGGCGATGCGGTGCGGTTCACCGCCTCGGGTGGGCAGCGGGTCACCGCTACCGCGCCGTCGGAGATCCTGGTCTGGGAGATGCATGCCGGCTTGGCGGGCTAG
- a CDS encoding MarR family winged helix-turn-helix transcriptional regulator, translating into MTQRWLTESQQRVWRNYLAMETRLQSAMNRQLQADCGLSLTDYEVLVVLSEQGELRVFELAEELGWEQSRLSHQLARMRTRGLVERRSSDRDRRGAVVDITATGRRSLAAAAPGHVGLVRSVVFDGMTPLQLRALDELTRTVLARLEP; encoded by the coding sequence ATGACGCAGCGCTGGTTGACCGAGAGCCAACAGCGGGTCTGGCGCAACTATCTGGCCATGGAGACGCGGCTGCAGTCGGCGATGAACCGGCAGCTCCAGGCCGATTGCGGCCTGTCGCTGACCGACTACGAGGTGTTGGTGGTGCTCTCCGAACAGGGCGAGCTGAGGGTCTTCGAACTTGCCGAAGAACTGGGCTGGGAGCAGAGCCGACTGTCGCATCAGTTGGCCCGGATGCGTACCCGTGGCCTGGTCGAACGCCGGAGCAGCGACCGCGATCGGCGCGGTGCCGTCGTCGACATCACCGCAACCGGGCGGCGTTCGTTGGCCGCCGCCGCGCCCGGCCACGTCGGGCTGGTGCGCTCGGTGGTGTTCGACGGGATGACCCCGCTGCAGCTGCGTGCACTCGACGAGCTGACCCGCACGGTGCTGGCCCGCTTGGAGCCGTGA
- a CDS encoding heme-binding protein: MTFHGISPVKKTAAVCTGVLAGGLALATLGAPIASAAPDCSGATVANTVSSVTGSAQQYFAAHPGAGQVLTAAANQPRPQAAANVRGYFTANPGEYYDLRGILAPIGDVQRSCNITVLPPALSSAYNEFMAG; encoded by the coding sequence ATGACATTCCACGGCATTTCGCCGGTCAAGAAGACCGCGGCGGTGTGTACCGGTGTGTTGGCAGGGGGGCTGGCACTTGCGACTCTGGGTGCACCGATCGCCTCGGCAGCGCCGGATTGCAGCGGCGCTACTGTTGCCAACACCGTCAGTTCGGTGACGGGCTCGGCCCAGCAGTATTTTGCCGCCCATCCCGGTGCCGGACAGGTGCTCACAGCAGCAGCCAACCAACCGCGTCCGCAGGCCGCGGCCAACGTGCGCGGCTACTTCACCGCCAACCCGGGTGAGTACTACGACCTGCGCGGCATCCTGGCCCCGATCGGTGACGTCCAGCGTTCCTGCAACATCACAGTGTTGCCGCCGGCGCTGTCATCGGCCTACAACGAGTTCATGGCCGGCTGA
- a CDS encoding ferritin-like domain-containing protein has protein sequence MSISDTTLLAQLRAALDLTNTEIQIAETRVAQARTEAVRRELTQNAANGRLRAEAIEGAIRDLGGFPDVIGPFFGRAAAAVKALTEQAQPFEEALLGDLALEGQLLDRARYIKALAVAAKRPQVEALANRLITAHSATVDWLTTVLAEDALGGPAALRRTPVQVMTGLAVRLANWPLISSVRGVDRALHTLRNARPAVDDLISRGAHAGEVAVKAAAASRDAALETAEKVTRREGADGAADALHSMRSAAGILEAEELPIAGYDELNLNEAVAAVKELTDPADLRVVIAYEETNKARQRVVSAAQTRVAAIAQEIVGID, from the coding sequence ATGAGCATTTCCGACACGACCCTGCTCGCGCAGCTGCGCGCAGCACTCGACCTGACCAACACCGAGATCCAGATCGCCGAGACCCGCGTCGCACAGGCCCGCACCGAGGCGGTGCGCCGGGAGCTGACCCAGAATGCGGCCAACGGCCGCCTGCGCGCCGAGGCCATCGAAGGGGCCATCCGTGACCTGGGTGGCTTTCCCGACGTCATCGGCCCGTTCTTCGGCCGTGCTGCAGCAGCGGTGAAGGCCCTCACGGAGCAGGCCCAGCCCTTCGAGGAAGCCCTACTGGGTGATCTCGCCCTGGAGGGCCAGCTGCTCGACCGCGCCCGCTACATCAAGGCGCTGGCCGTGGCCGCCAAGCGTCCCCAGGTCGAGGCCCTGGCCAACCGGCTCATCACCGCACATTCTGCGACTGTCGACTGGCTGACCACGGTCCTGGCCGAGGACGCCCTCGGCGGCCCCGCGGCCCTGCGCCGGACCCCGGTTCAGGTCATGACCGGGCTGGCGGTCCGACTGGCCAACTGGCCGCTGATCTCCTCGGTCCGCGGCGTCGACCGCGCACTGCACACGCTGCGCAACGCCCGGCCGGCAGTCGACGACCTGATCAGCCGCGGCGCGCACGCGGGCGAGGTCGCGGTGAAGGCGGCCGCCGCCTCGCGTGACGCGGCACTGGAGACCGCAGAGAAGGTGACTCGCCGTGAGGGCGCCGACGGCGCCGCCGACGCGCTGCACTCGATGCGTAGCGCCGCCGGCATCCTGGAAGCCGAGGAGTTGCCCATCGCCGGCTACGACGAGTTGAACCTCAACGAAGCCGTCGCCGCGGTGAAGGAACTCACCGATCCGGCCGACCTGCGCGTCGTCATCGCCTACGAGGAGACAAACAAGGCCCGCCAGCGGGTGGTCTCGGCCGCGCAGACCCGCGTGGCCGCGATCGCGCAGGAGATCGTCGGCATCGACTGA
- a CDS encoding L-lactate dehydrogenase, producing MSEHHGGKVSIVGVGSVGTAIAYACLIRGSASALALYDTNLKKVRAEVLDLNHGSQFVPQCTVTGSDQVDVTAGSAIVIVTAGAKQHPGQSRLELAATNVAMAQQLTPQLLEHSPRAVIIFITNPVDVVTYAAAKSVDAPPGRIFGSGTVLDSGRFRFLIGQRAGVAVGNVHGVIVGEHGDSEISLWSSVSIGGVPAEQFRSHGAIVFDETTRSRVSAEVVNAAYEIIEGKGATNLAIGLSTARIIEAVLGNQHRVLPVSTVQTGAYDITGVALSLPTLVSASGAGEVLQAPMAVHELLGLQASAATLRKAQESLQL from the coding sequence GTGTCCGAACATCACGGTGGCAAGGTCTCGATCGTCGGAGTCGGCAGCGTAGGAACCGCCATCGCCTATGCGTGTCTGATCCGTGGCTCGGCGAGCGCATTGGCGCTCTACGACACCAATCTCAAGAAGGTGCGCGCCGAGGTGCTCGACCTCAACCACGGCAGCCAGTTCGTGCCGCAGTGCACGGTGACCGGCTCCGACCAGGTCGACGTGACCGCCGGGTCGGCGATCGTCATCGTGACGGCCGGAGCCAAGCAGCATCCCGGCCAGAGCCGGTTGGAGCTTGCTGCCACGAATGTGGCTATGGCACAACAGCTCACACCGCAATTGCTGGAGCACTCACCGCGCGCCGTCATCATCTTCATCACCAACCCGGTGGACGTCGTCACGTACGCCGCGGCCAAGTCCGTCGACGCACCGCCGGGGCGGATCTTCGGCTCGGGAACGGTGCTGGACTCCGGGCGGTTCCGGTTCCTGATCGGCCAGCGCGCCGGGGTGGCGGTAGGCAACGTGCACGGTGTCATCGTCGGCGAGCACGGTGATTCCGAGATCTCACTGTGGTCGAGTGTGTCCATCGGCGGTGTGCCTGCCGAACAGTTCCGAAGCCACGGCGCGATCGTGTTCGACGAGACCACCCGGTCCCGGGTTTCGGCGGAGGTGGTCAACGCCGCCTACGAGATCATCGAGGGCAAGGGCGCGACCAACCTGGCCATCGGCCTGTCCACCGCACGCATCATCGAAGCGGTCCTAGGCAACCAGCACCGGGTGCTGCCGGTGTCGACGGTGCAGACCGGGGCCTACGACATCACCGGTGTGGCGCTGTCACTGCCGACGTTGGTGTCCGCGTCCGGAGCCGGTGAGGTCCTGCAGGCCCCGATGGCCGTCCACGAACTACTGGGGCTACAGGCCTCGGCGGCCACACTACGCAAGGCACAGGAGTCGTTGCAGCTGTGA
- a CDS encoding sigma-70 family RNA polymerase sigma factor produces the protein MSVLARSLDEGDDDFLSRAEPYRRELLAHCYRMTGSLHDAEDLVQETYLRAWKAYGRFEGKSSVRTWLHRIATNTCLTALEGRQRRPLPTGLGAPSSNPTDELVERAEVPWLEPLPDPADDPADPSTIVGSRESVRLAFVAALQHLSPRQRAVLVLRDVLQWRSAEVADAVGTSTAAVNSLLQRARAQLDAVGPSEEDQLSAPESPEAREQLARYISAFEDYDIERLVAMFTAEAVWEMPPFVGWYQGGRAIGDLIHHNCPANQAGDMRLLPLTANGQPAAAMYMRLPDTGGRHVPFQLHVLDLNPAGVSHVVAFLDTSLFAKFGLPEVL, from the coding sequence GTGAGCGTGCTCGCACGAAGTCTTGACGAGGGTGACGACGACTTCCTGTCCCGGGCCGAGCCCTACCGGCGGGAGTTGCTGGCGCACTGCTACCGGATGACGGGGTCGTTGCACGACGCCGAAGACCTGGTCCAGGAGACGTATCTGCGCGCCTGGAAGGCCTACGGCCGCTTCGAGGGCAAGTCCTCGGTACGTACCTGGCTGCACCGCATCGCCACCAATACCTGCCTGACGGCGCTGGAGGGTCGGCAACGCCGGCCGCTGCCGACCGGCCTGGGAGCGCCGAGTTCCAACCCGACCGACGAGCTCGTCGAACGTGCCGAGGTGCCATGGCTGGAGCCGCTGCCCGACCCTGCCGACGATCCGGCCGATCCGTCAACGATCGTCGGATCCCGGGAGTCCGTCCGGCTGGCGTTCGTGGCGGCGCTGCAGCATCTGTCCCCGCGGCAGCGGGCGGTTCTGGTGCTGCGGGACGTCCTGCAGTGGCGCTCGGCCGAGGTGGCCGACGCGGTCGGCACCTCCACGGCCGCGGTCAACAGCCTGCTGCAGCGGGCGCGGGCTCAGCTCGATGCCGTCGGACCCAGCGAGGAGGATCAGCTGTCCGCCCCGGAGTCCCCGGAAGCCCGTGAGCAGCTGGCCCGCTACATCTCGGCGTTCGAGGACTACGACATCGAGCGCCTGGTCGCGATGTTCACCGCGGAAGCCGTATGGGAGATGCCGCCGTTCGTCGGCTGGTACCAGGGCGGGCGTGCCATCGGCGACCTTATTCACCACAACTGCCCGGCCAACCAAGCTGGCGACATGCGGCTGCTGCCGCTGACGGCCAACGGTCAGCCGGCCGCGGCGATGTACATGCGGCTGCCCGATACCGGTGGCCGGCATGTGCCGTTCCAGCTGCACGTGCTCGACCTGAATCCGGCCGGGGTGTCACATGTGGTGGCGTTCCTAGATACCAGCTTGTTCGCGAAATTCGGCCTACCCGAAGTGCTTTGA
- a CDS encoding alpha/beta hydrolase: MVTTRTERTFDGVGGVRIVYDVWTPDAQPRGVVVLSHGLGEHARRYDHVAQRFGAAGLVTYALDHRGHGRSGGKRVQVRTIDEYTGDFDTLIKTATSEVPGVKRIALGHSMGGGIVFTYGVEHAGEYDLMVLSGPAIALNKGVPPVKALLGKAVGSLLPNIPVEQLDANAVSRDPEVVAAYNADPLVHHGKVPAGIAKALLKVGETMPQRARGITAPLLVVHGAEDKLVPAAGSELLVDCVGSSDVHLKVYPELYHEVFNEPERDRVLDDVTAWIEARL, from the coding sequence ATGGTCACAACCCGCACCGAGCGGACATTCGACGGGGTCGGCGGTGTCCGGATCGTCTACGACGTGTGGACGCCCGACGCCCAACCGCGCGGCGTGGTGGTGCTCTCACACGGCCTCGGTGAGCATGCCCGCCGCTACGACCACGTCGCCCAGCGCTTCGGTGCGGCCGGGTTGGTCACCTATGCACTCGACCACCGCGGCCACGGCCGCTCCGGCGGCAAGCGTGTGCAGGTGCGCACGATCGACGAGTACACCGGTGACTTCGACACCCTGATCAAGACGGCGACCTCCGAGGTTCCCGGCGTCAAGCGCATCGCCCTGGGCCACAGCATGGGCGGGGGCATCGTGTTCACCTACGGTGTCGAGCACGCCGGGGAGTACGACCTGATGGTGCTGTCCGGACCTGCGATCGCCCTGAACAAAGGCGTACCGCCGGTGAAGGCCCTGCTGGGAAAGGCCGTCGGCTCGCTGTTGCCCAACATTCCGGTCGAGCAACTCGACGCCAACGCGGTCTCGCGTGATCCCGAGGTGGTGGCCGCCTACAACGCCGACCCGCTGGTGCACCACGGCAAGGTCCCCGCGGGCATCGCCAAGGCGCTGCTGAAGGTCGGCGAGACGATGCCGCAGCGGGCTCGCGGAATCACCGCGCCGTTGCTGGTGGTGCACGGCGCCGAGGACAAACTGGTGCCGGCCGCCGGCAGTGAACTCCTGGTGGACTGCGTCGGCTCGAGTGACGTCCACCTCAAGGTGTACCCGGAGCTGTATCACGAGGTGTTCAACGAACCCGAGCGTGACCGCGTGCTCGACGACGTCACCGCGTGGATCGAGGCCAGGCTGTGA